The Megachile rotundata isolate GNS110a chromosome 3, iyMegRotu1, whole genome shotgun sequence genome includes a window with the following:
- the LOC100880186 gene encoding uncharacterized protein LOC100880186 isoform X3, which produces MAGGRGNNKQSGNLDRIHQWLYCHQLYTSVKLELPSSEIFKKHQRKEKNRIVTNSLRNLQDNILSIFTDSLYCDFNIIYGHNIIRTNQCIIKTRAPHFYKVLKPYFMHINNHIDCVLDKLEIFHHIEGFVRLLYSNSNLLNEEQLLVKHILSASKFVNSSSTNKISDDNKRYVDYTSANCPLTSIESARNVREYAPVDVSPTLSDMADSGLETGSVSPHENTTSENSSTDFEELQVTEYASTNDNTDKIRARRGNHKDHKVVIDNEHYNSTNYNSACHLKDLVESGLMECASNDHSATCSSVDAEQPQLDSSSSSTDNAQKPKTHTDEIFQYENQVLSDPFYESDCGSDENESFEFIDLGNASSVSTDVERASTKEDSVEKLQDGNLCQSNYSQSDTTQSGSIKHEVSHDVPKQKSSCNTSNYYFIDASTLNDEVEVPASNVVKNHCFDDKPQSYSPYTFKYLSSKSNDFAEEQCYKFTPLKATNLQSGHERVAEFQRELKLTEYLEPLTDTQKVRRTDSISEDKINSNTATNKESLAVEIKEADSGESAHPSPCPDNNTNINNDRHVTSRINNTSDSVTAYTKKETNDQTNDKDVDSTEDTRRPSLIRRNTFELDSNDEKLSVLRQEYERRQGNLVFQNAIPQYSGHRVDGDSCFNPPDEPPIPINPVLNKFTMDAQIPSDTPYHKIPYLSLDNAKYESNHTSSETDTFSQSNIYPVTKSASDEIVTDYHTELDNDSSNCSNSLPVTLSCILEKDSRTDTIKKTKCDETTPIISGGVSTSDYSKPTDSPTVRRKTESTPIVSGGSVIMNEPDLRIKPARMSSSMTAWVVDMSDCNKNDPKPSNAHGMSQSFSSSECVKKPARKISNHEKHGSLGFFVNLKDMDSKPATQQNHPTDKKEQNGCSKSYCEFYVDMSGANNSPKPKKEEVEEVKCEKPAEGNDKKNIFSMFIDLSDPPKNSENAAQPSHRRSFSAFSDKQIEIKSDDTNSGKNSITTREDQLSSEQKCVREKAKPSVFMYIESDSPVVRRRTLSTSRPAFKRHSWNVDKTQNVNNNGQIAKELMFRKEHKRAHSLSVDRGDLKKLQGKPNSSHSLSDTAKPESLTQKKFLQDGNGASNMDTSSEDCFEYDVRDTPPNSHVEIINEELRVSIKEHEYTELKTERIESLNIADVKYEDEYSETSAWEKTCTESTEGQTRKSETFDISSGSGPSPDSDNHDYELSELLNGEVPNMDRSQVVPAIGSKISETHKSLNETIKKIESELKNPDYVQTETTYDHNAASKKSDRVMSHSLKTTTSNFVRLSDLDKTPVVSHSTDILCVKEDRSTYRVRNNIPETSWIENKLLMSRTNGSVRPPPRKFTSIMSTSLPPKQKSPLEELTGEYDGEGIISESDLSSMQSSMGRSGAEGSTEETETSSLAGSRPYNRLGEDLLRMFLEEINPDVTIDVGGRRIRAHKCILSSRCQYFAAILSGGWIESVGNVISLQGYSYDAVHFALCHIYSGESNIPDSISIVELATLADMLCLEGLKEIIGYTLKVKYCHLFHKPCQICAVGVLECMPLAAAYGLDEVYRKSLRWVTRHFVRIWPCKAFATLPKELMAKCYHQHIVHMSTDNVLQTMMDCDKLLATLPNVRWAEPVFRMVSNLLETSVKFLSDNFSGVLGNENFQSLGRELTWNISRLEDNFLAAAERLPPEQACKSYSKLHKMLASVQQDEAQEKIKWGPLFIDFLKKIQSRVEKCLVRDAARAARTTMWLKMDLELRRRIQELACLVILPRETIKRQPKHPNFVKEPRPTSSRSMTNRSLDLKRVKMVISEHNHKTLKQMAVVQQQQTKKVFNKPKSDPLERKMQTDKPTTSDTTRPKSWPNKLEVKSRYLEPRNKSVPKETTQPPQQEKVMVQQRRKIMISSSDSSRTSSPAMKRATDKKPLAKIKLPIKKDVKALSSDSLTESNASRTNNKKDSISLSVDSLAESKNKPVVVKKKPNKMDTSMSTDSLMTEITTTPKSNTSNKLSPTLGKTTNKAQAFDKGAKKNSPPMQQRSPLTAARRPRRSLESSTAASRSRAAAISAYHLRRNLLDAAKTPDVPSKSLNNVSYKTANARPVTQSTVNHPSVTREKKESVLNQQGSESPSKRSSPKSSGTNKISKPAVVNKRVTANSKTSSDEKVKNKCHNGEVPKQPTVGSRSGTFLKDEPTILKKADIKSSQINT; this is translated from the exons ATGGCTGGAGGCAGGGGCAACAACAAGCAAAGTGGAAATTTAGACAGAATACATCAATGGCTTTATTGCCATCAGCTTTATACTTCTGTCAAGCTTGAACTTCCTTCAagcgaaatatttaaaaaacatcAACGCAAAGAAAAGAATCGGATTGTTACAAACAGTCTTAGAAATCTACAAGATAACATTTTgag CATATTTACGGATTCTTTGTATTGTGATTTTAACATAATATATGGACATAATATCATACGAACAAACCAGTGTATTATTAAAACAAGAGCTCCACATTTTTACAAGGTTCTCAAGCCTTATTTTATGCACATTAACAATCATATTGATTGCGTCCTTGATAAACTGGAAATTTTTCATCATATAGAAGGCTTTGTGAG gCTTCTATATAGcaattcaaatttattgaatGAAGAACAATTATTGGTAAAACACATTCTGAGTGCTTCAAAGTTTGTGAATTCATCCTCTACTAACAAAATATCAGATGATAATAAAAG ATATGTGGATTATACATCAGCAAATTGTCCCTTAACAAGCATTGAAAGTGCAAGAAATGTAAGAGAATATGCTCCAGTGGATGTAAGTCCCACTTTGTCCGATATGGCTGATTCTGGTTTAGAAACTGGTTCTGTAAGTCCACATGAAAATACTACATCTGAGAATTCGAGCACCGACTTTGAAGAATTGCAAGTCACAGAGTATGCTTCAACAAATGACAATACAGACAAAATACGGGCTAGACGTGGAAACCATAAAGATCACAAAGTAGTTATAGACAATGAGCATTACAATTCAACTAATTATAACAGCGCATGTCATTTGAAGGACTTGGTAGAGTCAGGGTTGATGGAATGTGCTTCAAATGATCATAGCGCAACATGCTCTTCTGTCGATGCAGAACAGCCTCAATTAGACTCTTCTAGTTCATCCACAGACAACGCTCAAAAACCCAAAACTCATAcagatgaaatttttcaatatgaaAACCAAGTACTTAGCGATCCATTTTATGAATCAGACTGTGGCAGCGATGAAAACGAATCATTCGAATTTATTGATCTTGGTAATGCATCATCAGTAAGTACTGATGTAGAAAGAGCATCTACAAAGGAAGATTCGGTTGAAAAGTTACAAGATGGAAATTTGTGTCAATCTAATTATTCCCAATCTGACACTACACAGTCAGGAAGCATAAAACATGAAGTTTCTCATGATGTACCCAAACAAAAAAGTTCCTGTAACACAagcaattattatttcattgatgCATCAACGCTTAACGACGAAGTAGAGGTTCCAGCTTCAAACGTAGTTAAAAATCATTGTTTCGACGacaaaccacaatcatactctccctATACCTTCAAGTACCTTTCAAGTAAGTCCAACGACTTCGCTGAAGAACAATGTTACAAATTCACTCCGCTCAAAGCAACTAATTTACAAAGTGGACACGAAAGAGTGGCAGAATTCCAGAGAGAGTTGAAACTTACAGAGTACCTAGAACCGCTTACTGACACTCAGAAAGTAAGAAGAACTGATTCGATTTCCGAAGATAAGATAAATTCCAATACAGCAACAAACAAAGAATCATTAGCAGTAGAAATTAAGGAAGCAGACAGCGGTGAAAGTGCGCATCCTTCTCCCTGCCCCgacaataatacaaatataaacaaTGACAGGCACGTTACATCACGAATAAATAACACTAGTGACTCCGTCACCGCATACACTAAGAAAGAAACGAACGATCAAACTAACGATAAAGACGTCGACTCAACGGAAGATACCCGACGACCTTCTCTCATTAGAAGGAACACGTTCGAGCTGGACTCGAATGACGAGAAACTGTCGGTGTTACGACAGGAATACGAACGACGGCAGGGCAATCTCGTGTTCCAGAATGCTATACCTCAGTATTCGGGGCACCGGGTTGACGGCGATTCGTGTTTTAACCCTCCAGACGAACCTCCGATTCCGATCAACCCTGTACTGAACAAGTTCACCATGGATGCTCAAATACCAAGCGACACTCCATACCACAAGATACCGTACCTATCCCTGGACAACGCAAAATATGAAAGCAATCACACGTCGTCAGAAACCGATACTTTCTCGCAAAGTAACATTTATCCGGTAACAAAGAGCGCCAGCGACGAAATAGTCACGGATTACCATACGGAGTTGGACAACGATTCGAGCAACTGTAGCAACAGTTTGCCCGTTACCTTAAGCTGcatcttagagaaggatagtaGGACTGACACGATAAAGAAGACTAAGTGCGACGAGACTACGCCTATTATTTCCGGAGGTGTCAGCACATCGGACTATTCTAAGCCTACCGATAGTCCCACTGTGCGACGGAAAACGGAATCCACTCCTATCGTTTCTGGAGGTTCCGTTATCATGAACGAACCTGACCTTAGAATAAAACCTGCGAGAATGTCTTCTTCCATGACCGCGTGGGTGGTTGATATGAGCGACTGTAATAAAAACGACCCCAAGCCAAGCAACGCTCACGGAATGTCTCAGAGTTTCTCGAGTTCCGAATGCGTGAAGAAACCGGCGAGGAAGATCAGCAATCATGAAAAGCACGGGAGTCTAGGTTTCTTTGTCAATTTGAAGGACATGGACAGCAAGCCTGCCACGCAGCAGAATCACCCGACGGACAAAAAGGAACAGAATGGGTGCAGTAAATCGTACTGCGAATTCTACGTCGACATGTCCGGCGCGAACAATTCACCGAAGCCGAAGAAAGAGGAGGTGGAAGAAGTCAAATGCGAAAAACCTGCCGAGGGAAACGACAAAAAGAATATTTTCTCTATGTTCATCGATCTGAGCGATCCGCCAAAGAACAGTGAAAACGCTGCGCAGCCTTCGCACAGGAGGAGTTTCTCCGCGTTCTCCGACAAACAGATAGAAATAAAATCGGATGACACTAATTCCGGTAAAAATAGTATCACCACGAGGGAAGATCAATTGTCGAGCGAACAAAAGTGTGTCAGAGAGAAAGCTAAACCGAGTGTCTTTATGTACATAGAGTCTGATTCTCCAGTGGTGAGAAGAAGAACTCTGTCCACGTCTCGGCCGGCGTTCAAACGGCATTCTTGGAACGTGGACAAGACGCAGAATGTTAACAACAACGGGCAGATCGCGAAGGAACTGATGTTTAGGAAAGAGCACAAGCGTGCTCATAGTCTTTCCGTGGATCGAGGAGACTTGAAGAAATTACAAGGGAAGCCTAATTCCAGTCACTCGTTGAGCGACACAGCGAAGCCAGAGTCCCTTACGCAGAAGAAGTTCCTTCAGGACGGTAATGGCGCATCTAACATGGACACGTCTTCCGAAGATTGCTTTGAGTATGATGTCAGAgatacgcctccaaattcccacgttgaAATAATCAACGAAGAACTGAGAGTTAGTATAAAGGAACACGAGTACACCGAACTGAAAACTGAACGGATCGAGAGTCTTAACATCGCCGACGTTAAGTACGAGGACGAATATTCGGAGACTTCCGCATGGGAAAAGACTTGTACAGAAAGTACCGAAGGACAAACGCGGAAGAGTGAGACGTTTGACATCAGCAGCGGCAGTGGTCCATCCCCCGATAGCGATAATCATGATTACGAATTGTCTGAGTTGTTGAACGGAGAAGTGCCAAATATGGATCGATCTCAAGTAGTTCCTGCTATAGGTAGTAAAATATCGGAAACGCATAAATCTTTGAACGAGACGATTAAAAAGATCGAGAGCGAATTGAAGAATCCGGATTATGTTCAAACGGAAACAACGTACGACCACAATGCGGCGTCGAAGAAGAGCGACAGGGTTATGTCGCATAGTCTGAAAACAACAACCTCAAACTTTGTTCGATTGTCTGATTTAGATAAGACACCCGTAGTATCACATAGCACTGATATTTTGTGCGTGAAGGAAGATAGGAGCACCTATCGGGTGCGCAACAATATTCCGGAGACTTcttggattgaaaataaattgctaATGTCAAGGACTAATGGGTCAGTGAGACCACCTCCTAGAAAATTCACGTCAATCATGAGCACTTCGTTACCGCCTAAGCAAAAGTCTCCTCTTGAAGAGCTGACTGGAGAATATGATGGGGAAGGGATTATATCTGAGTCTGATTTAAGCAGTATGCAGAGCAGCATGGGTCGTTCTGGGGCTG AAGGAAGCACAGAAGAGACTGAGACATCAAGTTTAGCAGGAAGTAGACCATACAACAGATTGGGAGAAGATTTACTAAGGATGTTTTTAGAGGAGATCAATCCAGATGTAACGATCGACGTAGGTGGTCGTCGCATAAGAGCTCATAAATGTATATTAAGTTCTCGTTGTCAGTACTTTGCGGCGATTCTTAGTGGTGGATGGATCGAGAGTGTGGGAAATGTTATTTCTCTACAAGGATACTCTTATGATGCGGTACATTTTGCATTGTGCCACATTTACAGCGGAGAAAGTAATATACCAGATTCTATAAGCATAGTTGAACTTGCAACGCTAGCTGATATGTTATGCTTGGAAGGTCTTAAAGAAATTATTGGGTATACGCTTAAAGTTAAATATTGCCACTTGTTTCACAAG CCTTGCCAAATATGCGCTGTTGGTGTATTAGAGTGTATGCCTCTGGCAGCAGCTTATGGCCTTGACGAAGTATATCGAAAATCTCTACGATGGGTTACGAGGCATTTTGTACGAATTTGGCCATGTAAAGCTTTCGCGACGCTTCCAAAAGAACTTATGGCAAAGTGTTATCATCAGCATATTGTACACATG TCTACTGATAATGTGCTCCAAACCATGATGGATTGTGATAAACTGTTGGCAACTCTACCAAACGTACGTTGGGCTGAACCTGTGTTCAGAATGGTATCGAATTTATTGGAAACATCGGTGAAATTCCTATCGGACAATTTCTCAGGAGTACTAGGAAatgaaaatttccaatctcttgGACGAGAATTAACGTGGAACATAAGCCGTTTAGAAGATAACTTCTTGGCGGCTGCTGAACGGTTACCGCCCGAACAAGCGTGCAAAAGTTATtcaaaattgcataaaatgtTAGCGTCGGTTCAACAGGACGAAGCCCAAGAAAAGATTAAATGGGGTCCACTGTTTATTGATTTCTTGAAGAAGATTCAGAGTCGAGTAGAGAAATGTTTGGTTAGAGACGCAGCACGCGCCGCGAGAACAACTATGTGGTTAAAAATGGACCTCGAACTTCGACGCAGGATACAGGAGTTGGCTTGCCTTGTAATTTTACCTCGAGAGACGATAAAACGTCAGCCGAAACATCCTAACTTTGTTAAA GAACCTAGACCAACATCAAGTCGTTCCATGACGAATCGAAGCTTAGATTTAAAACGCGTGAAAATGGTTATATCCGAGCATAATCATAAAACTTTGAAACAAATGGCAGTGGTTCAACAACAGCAAACGAAAAAAGTATTTAACAAGCCGAAGAGCGATCCACTTGAACGTAAAATGCAAACTGATAAACCTACCACTTCGGATACGACTCGACCAAAATCGTGGCCCAATAAATTAGAG GTGAAATCAAGGTACTTGGAACCTAGAAATAAATCTGTTCCTAAAGAGACCACGCAACCGCCGCAACAAGAGAAGGTAATGGTACAACAACGACGGAAAATAATGATTTCGTCTTCAGATTCATCTCGAACGTCTAGTCCGGCAATGAAACGTGCTACCGATAAGAAACCACTGGCCAAGATAAAGTTGCCTATTAAAAAGGACGTGAAAGCTCTTTCTTCGGATAGTTTAACCGAATCGAACGCTAGTAgaacaaataacaaaaaagaTTCAATCA gTTTATCCGTAGATTCGTTAGCAGAGTCGAAGAACAAGCCCGTAGTCGTTAAAAAGAAGCCGAACAAGATGGATACTTCGATGTCCACTGATAGTCTGATGACTGAGATAACAACAACGCCCAAATCAAACACGTCAAACAAAC